From Watersipora subatra chromosome 8, tzWatSuba1.1, whole genome shotgun sequence, a single genomic window includes:
- the LOC137401970 gene encoding thiosulfate transporter TsuA-like, whose translation MEYIVPGICGIAFGIFAEKGRVHEPMMIRGQMNFQYNVMMKMFLGALFSGMAIMSILSVAPRRWKSQLSDARNAYHQCLSGKGLSSFVLGGALLGSGMTIAGACPGMVLVQVGSFTDNALYTLAGGFLGVLLYTILEPSIRELFKPSGFYQHKQLDSGGSYLSTALPLATIIACAVAGLEVYRPWTADVGISSGSFFWTAKAWPPYISGVLIGALQAPLILSVSDTLSGSGGYCTVLSQLLLTDRLRNAFPYLAKYKSGLDNWWQVMYITGAVIGSYLSAQASGSLGQGSPVTLVQALVGGGLMTFGARMAGGCTSGHGLSGCSLLLVDSFITTAAMFGGAMATYAGMMQGFI comes from the exons atggAGTACATTGTGCCTGGAATCTGTGGCATTGCTTTTGgtatatttgctgaaaagggcAGGG TTCATGAGCCAATGATGATCAGGGGTCAAATGAACTTTCAATATAATGTGATGATGAAGATGTTCCTAGGAGCACTTTTTTCAG GTATGGCAATAATGTCTATCCTCAGCGTGGCACCTCGTAGATGGAAATCACAATTGTCTGATGCTCGCAATGCTTATCATCAATGTCTGAGTGGCAAAGGGTTATCATCCTTTGTTCTCGGTGGAGCCCTTCTTGGCTCAGGAATGACTATTGCAGGAGCG TGCCCGGGTATGGTGCTGGTGCAGGTTGGTAGCTTTACAGACAATGCATTGTACACTCTAGCTGGTGGATTTCTAGGAGTGTTGTTGTATACAATTCTGGAACCTTCTATTAGAGAGCTTTTCAAGCCCTCTGGCTTTTATCAGCATAAACA GTTAGACTCCGGAGGTAGTTATCTCTCTACAGCTCTGCCATTGGCTACTATCATAGCGTGCGCTGTAGCTGGTCTCGAGGTATACAGGCCATGGACAGCTGAT GTGGGTATCTCATCCGGGAGTTTCTTCTGGACTGCTAAAGCATGGCCTCCATACATCTCCGGTGTTCTCATTGGTGCTTTGCAAGCCCCACTCATTCTATCAGTCTCTGACACATTGt CTGGGAGTGGAGGTTACTGTACAGTGCTCTCTCAACTTCTCCTTACAGACCGTCTCAGGAATGCCTTTCCTTATTTAGCCAAATACAAGTCTGGACTTGATAACTGGTGGCAG GTCATGTATATCACCGGTGCAGTCATTGGAAGTTATTTGTCAGCTCAAGCTTCCGGAAGCCTAGGTCAAGGTTCACCCGTTACTCTAGTACAGGCTTTGGTTGGAGGAGGCTTGATGACATTCGGAGCACGTATGGCTGGTGGGTGTACCAG TGGACACGGTCTGAGTGGTTGCTCACTACTTCTCGTCGACTCATTCATTACGACGGCAGCCATGTTTGGAGGAGCTATGGCTACATACGCTGGCATGATGCAAGGcttcatttaa